The nucleotide sequence GCATCATCATCCCGCAAGAGGGCTTCCTGAAGCAAGCACAAGAGGTATGTAAAGCAAACAACGTACTTTTGGTCAGCGATGAGATCCAGACGGGCTTCGGTCGCACAGGTAAAATGTTTGCCAGCGATTGGGAAGATGTAGTACCAGACATGTACATCATGGGGAAAGCTCTTGGTGGTGGTGTGTTCCCGATCTCCGCAGTAGCAGCAGATAAAGAAATCTTGAGCGTATTTGAGCCAGGCTCCCACGGTTCTACCTTTGGCGGAAATCCACTCGGATGTGCGGTTGCTGTTGCAGCTATGGATGTATTGGCTGACGAAGGCCTTGTACAGCGCTCCCTGGAAATGGGCGCATACTTCATGGAGAAATTGAAAGAAATCAACAACCCGATCATCAAGGAAATTCGCGGTCGCGGTCTGTTCATTGGTTTGGAGCTGACAACTGCGGCTCGTCCATATTGCGAAAAACTAAAAGAACTGGGACTTCTGTGCAAAGAAACACATGAGACGACCATTCGCTTTGCACCACCGCTCGTTATCAGCAAAGAAGACCTGGATTGGGCAATTGATCGCATCAAGCAAGTTCTGCACGTGACAGAAGCTGCAAACGCATAATAGCAACGAAAAAAGCCATCCTGTAATAGGGTGGCTTTTTTTCTTGAGGGGTCATTATGACAGAATAGTCACATCATTCGTTCGACAAATTTCGACTGACTGTGGATAAATGGAAAAAAACATCCACAAAGGAAATGCTTGGATACTTATAAGTTACACACAATTTGCCCACATGTTACCAACAAGATGTCCACATTGCTTGTGGATATCCGAACGGTTGTTCGATGCAAGTGCTTCTGTTACAATGGGCTCATATTAAAGATGGAGGTGAGCAAAGGTGAAATACTTAAGTGACCAAATGTTGATAGAAGTATATCATCGAGCTGT is from Brevibacillus brevis and encodes:
- a CDS encoding ornithine--oxo-acid transaminase, whose amino-acid sequence is MSKTNVVIEQTEKFGAHNYHPLPIVISKAEGVWVHDPEGNKYLDMLSAYSALNQGHRHPRIIQALKDQADKVTLTSRAFYNDQLGEFYEKLSAVTGKEMILPMNTGAEAVETALKAVRRWAYDVKKVPENQAEIIVCEGNFHGRTVTVTSFSSAEEYRRGFGPFTPGFKIIPYGDIEALKQAITPNTAAFMLEPIQGEAGIIIPQEGFLKQAQEVCKANNVLLVSDEIQTGFGRTGKMFASDWEDVVPDMYIMGKALGGGVFPISAVAADKEILSVFEPGSHGSTFGGNPLGCAVAVAAMDVLADEGLVQRSLEMGAYFMEKLKEINNPIIKEIRGRGLFIGLELTTAARPYCEKLKELGLLCKETHETTIRFAPPLVISKEDLDWAIDRIKQVLHVTEAANA